CCCTGCTCTGGATCGGCCTGCTGATCGGGTCCAACCTGTTCACCAGCTGGTGGATGCGGGATCGGACTCCGGAGCCGCTTCAGGTTACCGAGACCGGCCAGCATCAGGCACTTTACCTGATGGAGAAGGCCAACCGGTATGTCTCCGATCCCGTGGAGTTCGAATTGCGGGTACGGGAGATCGGCCGGCAGCTCCATGTGGCCCCTGAGTGGCTCATGGCCGTGATGTACGCCGAATCCAGCTTCAACGCCTCGGTGTCCAACCGCAAGGGAAGTGGGGCGGTGGGCCTCATCCAGTTCATGCCCCAGACCGCCAAGGAACTACAGGTGACCACCGGCTCCCTGCGCAAGATGACCCCCGAGGACCAGCTCGACTACGTGCATCACTACTTCCAGATGGTGCGGGAGCGATATGGAGACTACGAAAGTCTCACGGATCTCTATCTGGCCGTCCTGTATCCACGGGCTCGCACAGGCGACCAGTGCTACACCCTCTATGCCAAGCCCTCCAAGGCCTATCGCCAAAATGCCCCGCTGGACGAGAACCGCGACGGCAGCATCACCGTCTCCGACATCGACCTGC
Above is a genomic segment from Pontibacter sp. G13 containing:
- a CDS encoding transglycosylase SLT domain-containing protein, which codes for MANNPYPPRRPQRQYVTISLPRIPAQAVKPLLWIGLLIGSNLFTSWWMRDRTPEPLQVTETGQHQALYLMEKANRYVSDPVEFELRVREIGRQLHVAPEWLMAVMYAESSFNASVSNRKGSGAVGLIQFMPQTAKELQVTTGSLRKMTPEDQLDYVHHYFQMVRERYGDYESLTDLYLAVLYPRARTGDQCYTLYAKPSKAYRQNAPLDENRDGSITVSDIDLRMRRLFPAAYQILGPPEVHS